A single region of the Shinella sp. PSBB067 genome encodes:
- the katG gene encoding catalase/peroxidase HPI: MDTKTTTTGKCPVMHGGATALGNSVMEWWPNALNLDILHQHDSKTNPLGKDFNYREELKKLDVEALKADLRALMTDSQEWWPADWGSYVGMMARVSWHAAGSYRAADGRGGAGTGNQRFAPLNSWPDNVNTDKGRRLLWPIKKKYGNKISWADLIALAGTIAYDVAGLKTFGFAFGREDIWAPEKDVYWGDEKQWLAPSDGRYGDVSRPETLENPLAAVQMGLIYVNPEGVNGRSDPMATAAQIRETFARMGMHDEETVALTAGGHTIGKSHGNGSASNLSPDPEAAGPEFQGLGWMNTKGRGIGRDTVVSGIEGAWTSEPTKWDNGFFEMLFKHEWTLTHSPAGASQWAPITIAEEDKPVDVEDPSIRTIPMMTDADMAMKVDPVYREISLRFMNDFEAFSDAFARAWFKLTHRDMGPKSRYVGPDVPAEDLVWQDPIPAGRKDYDIGGVKAKIAASGVSPADLVATAWDSARTFRGSDYRGGANGARIRLAPQKDWEGNEPARLARVLSVLEPIAAASGASLADVIVLAGNWGVEQAAKAAGFDIEVPFAPGRGDATAEQTDADSFAPLEPLADGFRNWQKKDYVVSPEELLLDRAQLMGLTAPEMTALVGGLRVIGTNHAGTAHGVFTDRLGALTTDFFTTLTDMAYSWVPTGSNLYDIRERKTGATKYTATRVDLVFGSNSVLRAYAEVYAQDDNREKFVKDFVAAWTKVMNADRFDLAA; the protein is encoded by the coding sequence ATGGATACGAAGACGACCACGACCGGCAAGTGTCCGGTCATGCACGGCGGTGCCACCGCGCTCGGCAATTCCGTCATGGAATGGTGGCCCAACGCGCTGAACCTCGACATCCTGCACCAGCACGACAGCAAGACCAACCCGCTGGGCAAGGACTTCAACTACCGCGAGGAGCTCAAGAAGCTGGACGTGGAAGCGCTGAAGGCGGACCTGCGCGCCCTGATGACCGACAGCCAGGAATGGTGGCCGGCCGACTGGGGCAGCTATGTAGGCATGATGGCGCGCGTCTCCTGGCACGCCGCGGGCTCCTACCGCGCGGCCGACGGCCGCGGTGGCGCGGGCACGGGCAACCAGCGCTTCGCCCCGCTCAATTCCTGGCCGGACAACGTCAACACCGACAAGGGCCGCCGCCTGCTCTGGCCGATCAAGAAGAAATACGGCAACAAGATCTCCTGGGCCGACCTCATCGCGCTCGCCGGCACCATCGCCTATGACGTCGCGGGCCTGAAGACCTTCGGCTTCGCCTTCGGCCGCGAGGACATCTGGGCGCCGGAAAAGGACGTCTACTGGGGTGACGAGAAGCAATGGCTCGCCCCGAGCGACGGCCGCTACGGCGACGTCTCCAGGCCCGAAACGCTGGAGAACCCGCTTGCCGCCGTGCAGATGGGCCTCATCTACGTCAACCCGGAAGGCGTCAACGGCCGGTCCGACCCGATGGCGACGGCCGCGCAGATTCGCGAGACCTTCGCCCGCATGGGCATGCACGACGAGGAAACCGTCGCGCTGACGGCCGGCGGCCACACCATCGGCAAGTCGCACGGCAATGGCAGCGCGAGCAACCTCAGCCCCGACCCGGAAGCCGCAGGCCCGGAATTCCAGGGCCTCGGCTGGATGAACACCAAGGGCCGCGGCATCGGCCGCGACACGGTCGTCTCCGGCATCGAAGGCGCCTGGACCTCCGAGCCGACCAAGTGGGACAACGGCTTCTTCGAGATGCTCTTCAAGCATGAATGGACGCTGACGCACAGCCCCGCCGGCGCATCGCAGTGGGCGCCGATCACCATCGCCGAGGAAGACAAGCCTGTCGACGTCGAGGATCCCTCGATCCGCACCATCCCGATGATGACCGATGCCGACATGGCGATGAAGGTGGACCCGGTCTACCGCGAGATCTCGCTGCGCTTCATGAACGACTTCGAGGCCTTCTCGGATGCCTTCGCCCGCGCCTGGTTCAAGCTGACCCACCGCGACATGGGGCCGAAGTCCCGCTATGTCGGCCCGGACGTTCCGGCCGAGGATCTCGTCTGGCAGGATCCGATCCCGGCCGGCCGCAAGGACTACGACATCGGCGGCGTCAAGGCGAAGATCGCCGCATCGGGCGTTTCGCCCGCCGACCTCGTCGCCACCGCCTGGGACAGCGCCCGCACCTTCCGCGGCTCCGACTACCGCGGCGGCGCCAACGGCGCGCGCATCCGCCTCGCCCCGCAGAAGGACTGGGAAGGCAACGAGCCGGCGCGCCTGGCGCGCGTCCTCTCCGTCCTGGAGCCGATCGCGGCCGCATCGGGCGCAAGCCTTGCCGACGTCATCGTCCTGGCCGGCAACTGGGGCGTCGAGCAGGCGGCGAAGGCCGCGGGCTTCGACATCGAGGTGCCCTTCGCGCCGGGCCGCGGCGATGCCACCGCCGAGCAGACCGACGCGGACAGCTTCGCGCCGCTCGAACCGCTCGCCGACGGCTTCCGCAACTGGCAGAAGAAGGACTACGTGGTGAGCCCGGAAGAGCTGCTGCTCGACCGCGCGCAACTCATGGGCCTGACCGCGCCGGAAATGACGGCGCTCGTCGGCGGCCTTCGCGTCATCGGCACCAACCATGCCGGCACCGCGCACGGCGTCTTCACCGACCGCCTCGGCGCCCTGACGACGGACTTCTTCACGACGCTGACCGACATGGCCTATTCCTGGGTCCCGACCGGCAGCAACCTCTACGACATCCGCGAGCGCAAGACCGGCGCGACGAAGTACACGGCGACCCGCGTCGACCTCGTCTTCGGCTCGAACTCGGTCCTTCGCGCCTATGCGGAAGTCTATGCCCAGGACGACAACAGGGAGAAGTTCGTCAAGGACTTCGTTGCCGCCTGGACGAAGGTCATGAACGCCGATCGCTTCGATCTCGCCGCATAA
- a CDS encoding hydrogen peroxide-inducible genes activator, protein MIGLSMKHLRYFDALARIGHFGRAAESCSISQPALSVQIRELEDLIGAPLVERGGRQIRLTGLGEEFAGRTRAILRAVDELEDLGRAAHGPLAGRLRLGVIPTVAPYLLPDVIKALTRLYPGLDPRPREAITQRLIEDLAEARLDVAIVALPISEPALEEIPLFNEEFVLVRPLEDAGKPVPASERLHEMRLLLLEEGHCFRDQALSVCNITAAATRDLMEGSSLSTLVQMVGAGIGVTLIPQMAVDTEIRSSAVCVSRLAEPRPTRTIGMVWRKTNPLAAQFAQVAEIVRQAGLGKRGEALPPA, encoded by the coding sequence ATGATCGGCCTTTCGATGAAACATCTCCGCTATTTCGACGCGCTCGCCCGGATCGGCCATTTCGGCCGCGCGGCGGAAAGCTGCTCCATCTCGCAGCCGGCGCTGTCCGTGCAGATCCGCGAGCTGGAGGACCTGATCGGCGCGCCGCTGGTCGAACGGGGCGGCCGGCAGATCCGCCTCACGGGCCTCGGCGAGGAATTCGCCGGGCGCACCCGCGCCATCCTGCGCGCAGTCGACGAGCTGGAGGACCTCGGGCGGGCGGCGCACGGGCCGCTTGCCGGCCGTCTGCGGCTCGGCGTCATCCCCACGGTCGCGCCCTATCTCCTGCCCGATGTCATAAAGGCGCTGACGCGGCTCTATCCGGGGCTCGATCCGCGCCCGCGCGAGGCGATCACGCAAAGGCTCATCGAGGACCTGGCGGAAGCCAGGCTCGACGTCGCCATCGTCGCCCTGCCGATCTCCGAGCCCGCGCTGGAGGAGATCCCGCTCTTCAATGAGGAATTCGTGCTGGTGCGGCCGCTGGAGGACGCGGGCAAGCCGGTGCCGGCTTCCGAGCGGCTGCACGAGATGCGCCTGCTGCTGCTGGAGGAGGGGCACTGCTTCCGCGACCAGGCGCTCTCCGTGTGCAACATCACCGCCGCCGCGACGCGCGACCTGATGGAGGGAAGCTCGCTGTCGACGCTCGTCCAGATGGTCGGCGCCGGCATCGGCGTCACGCTCATCCCGCAGATGGCGGTCGATACCGAGATCCGCTCGTCCGCGGTCTGCGTGTCGCGGCTCGCCGAGCCTCGCCCCACCCGGACGATCGGCATGGTCTGGCGAAAGACCAATCCGCTCGCCGCGCAGTTCGCCCAGGTCGCCGAGATCGTCCGGCAGGCCGGGCTCGGCAAGCGGGGCGAGGCCCTGCCGCCGGCGTGA